A genomic region of Barnesiella viscericola DSM 18177 contains the following coding sequences:
- a CDS encoding arylsulfatase: protein MKYSRFLCVGGGLLAAAFPVLAQKSDKPNIIFILCDDMGYGDLGCYGQPYIDTPNLDRMASEGMRFTQAYSGSPVSAPSRASIMTGQHSGHGEVRGNKEYWPESGEVRYGINTDYAVVGQHPYDPNHVVLTEVMKDNGYTTGMFGKWAGGYEGSVSTPDKRGVDEFFGYICQFQAHLYYPNFLNRYNPALGDTATVRVTLDENIRYPMWGAGYELRKQYSADLIHRAALDWLDRQSADQPFFGYFTYTLPHAELVQPEDSILNKYRERLGDKGVYTGSYWSRYNPVTHTHAQFAAMIERLDKYVGEVLAKLKEKGLDENTIVIFSSDNGPHEEGGADPTFFGRDGKLKGLKRSCHEGGIRIPFIVRWPGHVPVSVNDHQLAFYDILPTFCDLTGMKNYEKRYAKGQSNYFDGLSFAPTLLGKDKKQKQHDFLYWEFCETDQIAVRQGDWKLFIEKGECHLYNLADDIHEDHDLAAQYPERVEAMKQIVFEQHVDNPYFKVTLPQ, encoded by the coding sequence ATGAAATACAGTCGATTTTTATGTGTGGGAGGCGGGCTGCTGGCTGCTGCCTTCCCGGTGTTGGCGCAGAAGAGCGACAAGCCTAACATTATTTTTATCCTGTGCGACGACATGGGCTATGGCGACCTGGGGTGTTACGGACAGCCATATATCGATACCCCCAATCTCGACCGCATGGCCTCGGAGGGCATGCGGTTTACCCAGGCCTATTCGGGCAGTCCCGTGAGTGCCCCTTCGCGGGCCAGTATCATGACGGGGCAGCACTCGGGGCACGGCGAGGTGCGCGGCAACAAGGAGTATTGGCCCGAGAGCGGCGAGGTGCGTTATGGCATCAATACCGACTATGCCGTGGTGGGGCAGCACCCCTACGACCCCAATCATGTGGTCTTAACCGAGGTGATGAAGGACAATGGCTACACGACCGGCATGTTCGGCAAGTGGGCCGGCGGTTATGAAGGTTCGGTCTCTACCCCCGACAAGCGTGGAGTCGACGAGTTTTTCGGCTACATCTGCCAGTTTCAGGCTCACCTCTACTATCCCAACTTCTTGAACCGCTACAACCCGGCTTTGGGCGACACAGCCACGGTACGGGTCACGCTCGACGAGAATATCCGGTATCCCATGTGGGGGGCCGGTTATGAATTGCGCAAGCAGTACTCGGCCGACCTCATTCACCGGGCTGCGCTCGATTGGCTCGACCGACAGTCGGCCGACCAACCCTTCTTCGGCTACTTTACCTACACCTTGCCTCACGCCGAACTGGTGCAACCCGAGGATTCCATCTTGAACAAATATCGAGAACGGTTGGGCGACAAGGGTGTCTATACCGGCAGCTATTGGAGCCGCTACAACCCGGTGACCCACACTCATGCCCAGTTTGCCGCCATGATCGAGCGGCTCGACAAGTATGTGGGCGAGGTGTTGGCCAAGCTCAAAGAGAAGGGGCTTGACGAGAATACGATTGTCATCTTTTCGTCGGATAACGGTCCTCACGAAGAGGGGGGGGCCGACCCCACATTCTTTGGTCGTGACGGTAAGTTGAAAGGGTTGAAACGTTCGTGCCACGAAGGGGGTATTCGCATTCCGTTCATCGTGCGCTGGCCGGGCCACGTGCCGGTATCGGTCAACGACCATCAATTGGCTTTCTACGATATTCTGCCCACCTTCTGCGACCTCACGGGTATGAAGAATTATGAGAAACGGTATGCGAAGGGGCAATCCAATTATTTCGACGGACTCTCCTTCGCACCTACCTTGCTGGGTAAGGACAAGAAACAGAAGCAGCACGATTTCCTCTACTGGGAGTTCTGCGAGACCGACCAGATAGCCGTGCGTCAAGGCGACTGGAAACTCTTCATTGAGAAGGGCGAGTGTCACCTATACAACCTGGCCGACGACATTCACGAAGACCACGACCTGGCCGCACAATACCCCGAGCGGGTAGAGGCCATGAAACAGATTGTTTTTGAACAGCACGTCGATAATCCCTATTTCAAGGTGACGCTGCCGCAATAG
- a CDS encoding M56 family metallopeptidase: MSAFFVYILQAAVCLALLYLFYSILLSKETFYRYNRVALLGLIPLSFVLPLCHLSLLAPASESVAPATVLMLDNLSAFSYMTDVVETTATPMPIALMVAVILYWTGVMFFVARYLVTIVRLWRLLRGGRRVTDDEGRPIIVLPQRIAPFSWFGYIVLSEADYATHSREILLHEAAHIHKHHSFDLLAADLCTGLQWFNPAAWLLKRELQTVHEYEADADVLAQGIDAKQYQLLLIKRSVGSKFYCVTNHFNHNKLNKRITMMLKKKSPHKAIWKYLYVIPVALCTVTVFARPEVSDRLDEIASTDLLALLDPADEQSTTNFQTITITAADESTQTNGLNVNLDESNDSTGNNLRIQVTENGKPASMDSALCIIDGKKVSREEVDRLSADQIKSVTVLKGKAAVEKYGDEAQGGVLLINTKEEDETQPMKITLSNDGKQGSQTSYYVINGKKVPAEVIDNLSTGKFSYIINGKEISAEDMEKLNLSGQVGNISILNGNDNGENTIIIHSQNSSLQDWQQQVRALSDSIRAKVTITKEGKEFSPEAIARIDSLSTRIRANADSITRAIDEKGINALSTRIVNTDSVSKYFKPIPHIIYIIDGKRSSEREFSQLPPDHIASIKVVKSKEAKKRYGAKDNDKVLLITTQKKK, from the coding sequence ATGAGTGCATTTTTCGTCTACATCTTGCAAGCAGCCGTTTGCCTGGCTCTGCTCTATCTCTTTTACAGCATTCTGCTGAGCAAGGAGACCTTCTACCGCTACAACCGGGTAGCCCTGCTCGGCCTCATTCCCCTCTCGTTTGTGCTGCCGCTGTGCCATCTGTCGCTGTTGGCTCCCGCAAGCGAAAGTGTGGCCCCCGCTACCGTCTTGATGCTCGACAATCTGTCGGCTTTCAGCTACATGACCGACGTGGTCGAAACAACAGCCACCCCGATGCCCATAGCCCTTATGGTTGCGGTAATCCTCTACTGGACGGGAGTGATGTTCTTCGTCGCCCGCTATCTGGTGACCATCGTACGCCTGTGGCGACTCCTGCGGGGCGGCCGCCGGGTGACCGACGACGAAGGCCGACCTATCATCGTCCTGCCCCAGCGCATCGCACCGTTCAGCTGGTTCGGCTATATCGTACTCTCCGAGGCCGACTATGCCACCCACAGCCGCGAGATTCTGCTACACGAGGCGGCACACATACACAAGCACCACTCCTTCGACCTGCTGGCAGCCGACCTCTGTACCGGGTTGCAATGGTTCAATCCCGCCGCCTGGCTGCTGAAACGCGAACTGCAAACCGTGCACGAATACGAAGCCGATGCCGATGTACTAGCTCAGGGGATCGACGCCAAGCAATACCAGCTGCTGCTCATCAAACGGTCGGTAGGCTCGAAATTCTACTGCGTGACCAACCATTTCAATCACAATAAACTTAATAAACGTATTACCATGATGCTTAAAAAGAAATCTCCCCACAAAGCGATCTGGAAATATCTCTATGTGATACCCGTCGCCCTCTGCACCGTTACGGTATTTGCCCGACCCGAAGTATCGGACCGTCTCGACGAAATCGCCTCGACCGACCTGCTGGCCCTGCTCGACCCGGCCGATGAACAGTCGACCACCAACTTCCAGACAATCACCATCACCGCAGCCGATGAGTCGACCCAGACAAACGGTCTGAACGTCAACCTCGATGAGTCGAACGACTCAACCGGCAACAATCTGCGTATTCAAGTCACCGAGAACGGCAAACCGGCATCGATGGACAGTGCACTTTGCATCATTGACGGCAAGAAAGTCTCCCGCGAAGAGGTCGACCGACTCTCAGCCGACCAGATAAAGAGTGTCACGGTTCTCAAAGGGAAAGCGGCCGTTGAGAAATATGGCGACGAAGCCCAAGGGGGCGTCCTGCTCATCAATACGAAAGAGGAGGACGAGACCCAACCGATGAAAATAACCCTCTCGAACGACGGGAAACAGGGCTCCCAAACAAGCTACTACGTCATCAACGGGAAGAAAGTCCCGGCCGAAGTGATAGACAATCTCTCGACAGGCAAGTTCTCCTATATCATCAACGGCAAGGAGATCTCGGCCGAGGATATGGAAAAGCTCAACCTATCGGGACAAGTCGGAAACATCTCGATACTCAACGGCAACGACAATGGAGAGAATACAATCATTATCCATTCGCAAAATTCCTCCTTGCAGGATTGGCAGCAACAGGTAAGAGCCCTGTCCGACTCCATTCGTGCAAAGGTGACCATCACCAAAGAGGGAAAAGAATTCTCGCCCGAAGCCATAGCTCGCATCGATTCCCTCTCGACCCGGATAAGAGCCAATGCCGACTCCATCACCCGAGCCATCGACGAAAAAGGTATCAATGCCCTCTCGACCCGAATCGTAAATACCGATTCGGTATCAAAATACTTCAAACCGATACCCCATATCATCTACATCATCGACGGCAAAAGAAGCTCGGAAAGAGAGTTCAGCCAACTACCCCCGGATCACATTGCCAGCATCAAGGTGGTGAAAAGTAAAGAAGCCAAAAAGAGATATGGGGCCAAGGACAATGACAAAGTCCTCCTCATCACCACCCAAAAGAAAAAATAA
- a CDS encoding BlaI/MecI/CopY family transcriptional regulator: MKGLTAKEEEIMNYFWLKGPLFVKELLDFYDEPKPHFNTLSTIVRGLEEKGYLSHKAYGKTYQYYATVSEEEFRKSTLKQVVRKYFNNSYLGVVSSLIEEEDISLNELKELIEKVERGHES, encoded by the coding sequence ATGAAAGGACTTACTGCAAAAGAAGAAGAAATCATGAACTACTTTTGGCTCAAAGGGCCGCTGTTCGTGAAAGAACTGCTCGATTTCTACGACGAACCCAAACCCCACTTCAACACCCTGTCGACCATCGTACGGGGGCTCGAAGAGAAGGGCTACCTGTCGCACAAAGCCTATGGCAAGACCTACCAGTACTACGCCACCGTGAGCGAAGAGGAGTTCAGGAAAAGTACCTTGAAACAGGTGGTACGAAAATATTTCAACAACTCCTACCTGGGCGTGGTCTCGTCGCTCATTGAAGAGGAAGACATCTCACTGAACGAGTTGAAAGAGCTCATCGAGAAAGTAGAACGGGGTCATGAATCATAA
- a CDS encoding MFS transporter, whose product MTEKMTQLMKDVPAVRWTALVLLASAMFFGYIFMDILSPLQELLQNTRGWSPDAYGHYAGSETFLNVFVFFLIFAGIILDKMGVRFTAVLSGTVMLIGAAVNYYAVSNAFIGSGAEAFMNRFMNLPLEWWNVTPFYEGMPASAKMSAIGFMFFGCGVEMAGITVSRGIVKWFKGKEMALAMGVEMAIARVGVAVVVLGSPVLANKFAPVDVSRPVLVAVILLAIGLICFISYAFMDRKLEQQMGESGEEKDDPFKISDLKYIFSSKVFWLVALLCVLYYSAIFPFQKYAINMLQCNLGYTAEQAGWVFFVFPLGAAAITPILGNFLDHKGKGATMLIFGALLMIACHLVFALVLPSLKGTTVAVIVAYLSIILLGISFSLVPASLWPSVPKLVDNKLLGSAYAVIFWIQNIGLYSFPMIIGATLRMSNPGITDPLQYNYTVPMLIFASLGILALIFGLWLKVEDKKRGYGLEEPNIQK is encoded by the coding sequence ATGACAGAAAAAATGACTCAACTGATGAAGGACGTCCCGGCCGTACGGTGGACGGCCCTCGTCTTACTGGCGAGCGCCATGTTTTTCGGGTATATCTTCATGGATATACTCTCTCCCCTGCAAGAGCTGTTGCAGAACACACGAGGCTGGTCGCCCGATGCCTACGGCCACTACGCCGGTTCCGAAACGTTTCTGAACGTATTCGTCTTCTTCCTGATTTTTGCCGGTATCATTCTCGACAAGATGGGGGTACGCTTTACTGCCGTACTCTCGGGTACCGTCATGCTCATCGGTGCCGCGGTCAACTACTACGCCGTGAGCAACGCCTTTATCGGCAGCGGTGCCGAAGCCTTCATGAACCGCTTCATGAACCTGCCGTTGGAGTGGTGGAACGTCACCCCCTTCTACGAGGGCATGCCCGCCTCGGCCAAGATGTCGGCCATCGGCTTCATGTTCTTCGGCTGCGGTGTCGAGATGGCAGGCATCACCGTTTCGCGCGGTATCGTCAAATGGTTCAAGGGTAAAGAGATGGCTCTGGCCATGGGTGTAGAGATGGCTATTGCCCGCGTAGGTGTAGCCGTGGTAGTGCTGGGTTCGCCGGTACTGGCCAACAAATTTGCTCCGGTCGACGTTTCGCGCCCCGTGCTCGTGGCCGTTATCCTGCTGGCCATCGGTCTCATCTGCTTTATCAGCTATGCCTTCATGGACCGCAAGCTCGAACAACAGATGGGCGAAAGCGGCGAAGAGAAGGACGACCCCTTCAAGATTTCGGACCTCAAATACATCTTCTCGAGTAAGGTGTTCTGGCTGGTAGCGCTGCTGTGCGTGCTCTATTACTCGGCCATCTTCCCCTTCCAGAAATATGCCATCAACATGTTGCAATGCAACCTGGGCTACACGGCCGAGCAAGCCGGTTGGGTATTCTTCGTCTTCCCGCTGGGAGCTGCTGCCATCACCCCTATCCTGGGCAACTTCCTCGACCACAAGGGTAAGGGTGCCACGATGCTCATCTTCGGTGCCCTGCTCATGATTGCCTGTCACCTGGTATTCGCCCTGGTACTGCCGTCCCTCAAAGGTACGACGGTTGCCGTCATCGTGGCCTACCTGTCGATTATCCTGCTGGGTATCTCGTTTTCGCTGGTACCGGCCTCGCTGTGGCCCTCGGTGCCCAAGCTGGTCGACAACAAGCTGCTGGGGTCGGCCTACGCCGTCATTTTCTGGATTCAGAACATCGGTCTCTACTCCTTCCCCATGATTATCGGTGCCACGCTGCGCATGTCGAACCCCGGCATCACCGACCCGCTGCAATACAACTACACCGTGCCGATGCTCATCTTCGCCAGTCTGGGTATTCTGGCTCTCATCTTCGGGTTGTGGTTGAAGGTAGAGGACAAGAAACGGGGATACGGTCTCGAAGAACCCAATATCCAAAAGTAA
- a CDS encoding 3'-5' exonuclease has translation MENDTTDNKIKISKEIIATLPIETFPGKIVVIDTPSRAAHAVEQLSHEKIIGFDTETRPTFKKGHSNQVALMQLSTHDICYLFRINRIGFTPLLKQLLENEAILKVGISLKDDFCMLGRLNNGQFTPRNFVELQKVVKRYGIEDQSLQKIYAIVLGKKISKGQRLSNWEADHLTDSQQLYAATDAWSCIKIYEALQSGEFQLSSLNPALLQRPSSQPQ, from the coding sequence ATGGAGAACGATACGACTGACAACAAAATAAAAATAAGCAAAGAGATTATTGCGACCTTACCCATCGAGACCTTCCCCGGGAAAATCGTCGTGATCGATACCCCTTCGCGTGCGGCCCACGCGGTGGAGCAGCTGAGTCACGAGAAGATTATCGGCTTTGACACCGAGACCCGCCCCACCTTCAAGAAGGGGCACAGTAACCAGGTGGCCCTCATGCAACTGTCGACCCACGACATCTGCTACCTGTTCCGAATCAACCGCATCGGTTTTACCCCGCTGCTGAAACAGTTGCTCGAAAACGAGGCGATACTGAAAGTAGGTATCTCGCTCAAAGACGACTTCTGCATGCTGGGACGCCTCAACAACGGACAGTTCACCCCCCGCAACTTCGTGGAGTTGCAGAAGGTGGTCAAGAGATACGGCATCGAAGACCAGAGCCTGCAAAAAATCTACGCCATTGTCCTGGGGAAAAAGATTTCCAAGGGACAACGCCTCTCCAACTGGGAGGCCGACCACCTGACCGACAGTCAGCAACTCTATGCCGCTACCGACGCATGGAGCTGCATCAAGATATACGAAGCCCTGCAATCGGGCGAATTTCAATTATCCTCGTTAAACCCGGCGTTGCTGCAACGCCCCTCATCTCAACCACAATGA
- a CDS encoding DUF5063 domain-containing protein, with product MDERIYSKNIIEFVTVSAEYCAFIERTPELERDEFIDKIIKILPLLYLKATLLSPEEPEEEGYTERFVTESLYETIRLNMESLLGEDDNYLEVFQTDMKYSETPLAASISEGLADIYQDLKDFISIYRLGNEPQMLEALYICYENFVSYWGQQLVNVLRALHNIKYSPNDDEDDEDDDHCDCGHHHHHHTQSSHYTDIFGHQQGDDDIFDKLNDDVD from the coding sequence ATGGACGAACGCATTTATTCAAAGAACATCATCGAATTTGTCACCGTAAGTGCCGAATATTGCGCCTTTATCGAACGTACTCCCGAACTGGAAAGAGACGAATTTATAGACAAAATCATCAAGATACTCCCGCTGCTGTACCTCAAAGCCACCCTGCTCTCGCCCGAAGAACCCGAAGAGGAGGGATATACCGAACGGTTCGTTACCGAAAGCCTGTACGAAACCATCAGACTGAACATGGAGAGCCTGCTGGGCGAAGACGACAACTACCTGGAAGTGTTCCAAACCGACATGAAATACAGCGAGACTCCCTTGGCCGCCAGTATCTCGGAGGGTCTTGCCGACATCTATCAGGACTTAAAAGACTTTATCTCGATATATCGCTTGGGCAACGAGCCCCAGATGCTCGAAGCCCTGTACATTTGCTACGAAAACTTTGTCTCCTATTGGGGACAACAACTGGTAAACGTTCTGCGGGCGCTGCACAACATCAAGTACTCGCCCAACGATGATGAAGATGACGAGGACGACGACCATTGCGATTGCGGTCATCATCACCACCATCATACACAATCCAGCCATTACACCGATATTTTCGGTCATCAACAAGGGGACGACGATATTTTCGACAAACTCAACGATGATGTGGATTAA
- the nadD gene encoding nicotinate (nicotinamide) nucleotide adenylyltransferase: MQPIQTAFFSGTFNPVHTGHLILASYLCEYEGFDEVWISVTPQNPLREKLSPEADRQRIEMLRLAVTGNPKIVVTDAEFSLPLPSYTIRTLDHLRSRYPDREFTLVIGADNWLLFDRWYESRRIVDEYHVCIYPRRGYEIDETKLPPTVRYCRAPLIEISSTQVRAGIAAGKNMNYFVPQSVYNYIIKHGLYKNNE; this comes from the coding sequence ATGCAACCAATCCAGACAGCTTTCTTCTCAGGCACGTTCAACCCCGTCCACACGGGGCACCTCATATTGGCCAGCTACCTGTGCGAATACGAGGGGTTCGACGAGGTGTGGATATCGGTGACGCCTCAGAACCCCCTGCGGGAAAAGCTGTCGCCCGAGGCCGACCGGCAACGCATCGAGATGCTGCGACTCGCCGTGACGGGCAATCCCAAAATCGTGGTGACCGATGCGGAGTTTTCGCTCCCCCTCCCCTCCTACACAATTCGCACGCTCGACCACCTCAGAAGCCGCTACCCCGACCGCGAATTCACCCTCGTCATCGGGGCCGACAACTGGCTGCTGTTCGACCGGTGGTACGAAAGCCGTCGCATCGTCGACGAATACCACGTGTGCATCTATCCCCGGCGGGGCTACGAGATCGACGAGACAAAGCTCCCTCCCACCGTGCGATATTGCCGGGCTCCCCTCATCGAAATTTCATCGACACAGGTGCGAGCGGGTATCGCCGCCGGCAAGAACATGAACTATTTCGTACCCCAGTCGGTATATAACTATATAATCAAACACGGACTTTATAAAAACAACGAGTAA
- the gmk gene encoding guanylate kinase, giving the protein MEKRGKLIIFSAPSGSGKSTIIQSLLNRDLNLSFSISATSRAPRGTEKNGVEYYFISPEEFRRRIANGEFLEYEEVYAGKYYGTLKSEVERILDSGRNVIFDVDVVGGLNIKKYYGNQALALFIQPPSIEELKRRLNHRATDAPEVIASRIAKAEYELSFAPKFDRIIVNDILEKAQEEAYQTIRQFLDKP; this is encoded by the coding sequence ATGGAGAAGAGAGGCAAACTTATCATATTTTCGGCACCGTCGGGCTCGGGAAAATCGACCATCATACAGTCGTTGTTGAACCGCGACCTGAATCTGTCGTTCTCGATTTCGGCCACCAGCCGGGCACCCCGGGGCACCGAAAAGAACGGGGTTGAATACTACTTTATCTCGCCCGAAGAGTTCAGGCGACGCATCGCCAACGGCGAGTTCCTGGAATACGAGGAGGTCTATGCCGGGAAATACTACGGCACCTTGAAGAGCGAGGTCGAGCGCATTCTCGACAGCGGTCGCAACGTCATTTTCGACGTCGACGTCGTGGGCGGGCTCAACATCAAGAAGTATTATGGCAACCAGGCACTGGCCCTCTTTATCCAGCCCCCCAGCATCGAGGAGTTGAAACGGCGTCTCAACCACCGGGCCACCGATGCCCCCGAGGTGATAGCCAGCCGCATCGCCAAAGCCGAATACGAGCTCTCGTTCGCCCCGAAATTTGACCGTATCATTGTCAACGATATTTTAGAAAAAGCGCAGGAAGAGGCCTACCAGACCATACGGCAGTTCCTCGACAAGCCCTGA
- a CDS encoding YicC/YloC family endoribonuclease, whose translation MIQSMTGFGKSVVELPHKKITVEIKSLNSKQLDLSTRIPQQYRELEMEIRSKIAQRLERGKVDFLVYCEAIGKTTSAQINIPVLEGYYQQVKEASEKLGIAMPEDCISMLLRMPDAMSTESPEIDEAEINALKKAVDEAITRLEEFRIQEGAMLQHLFEEKIDNIARLLKEVEPYEKERIEKIKGRIIDALSKIENFDYDKNRFEQEMIYYIEKLDINEEKHRLDNHLKYFLETMQAGKGQGKKLGFISQEMGREINTLGSKSNQAEMQRIVVRMKDELEQIKEQVLNVM comes from the coding sequence ATGATACAATCGATGACCGGTTTCGGTAAGTCCGTGGTGGAATTGCCGCATAAAAAAATAACCGTTGAAATAAAATCGCTGAACAGCAAGCAACTCGACTTATCGACCCGCATACCCCAACAATACAGAGAGTTGGAAATGGAGATACGCTCCAAGATAGCCCAGCGACTGGAACGGGGCAAGGTCGATTTTCTCGTATACTGTGAAGCCATCGGCAAAACGACTTCGGCACAAATCAACATTCCCGTGCTCGAAGGTTACTACCAGCAAGTGAAGGAGGCTTCGGAAAAACTGGGTATCGCCATGCCCGAGGATTGCATCTCGATGCTGCTGCGCATGCCCGACGCCATGAGTACCGAATCCCCGGAAATCGACGAGGCCGAAATCAACGCCTTGAAAAAGGCGGTCGACGAGGCCATCACCCGCCTGGAAGAGTTCCGCATTCAGGAGGGGGCCATGCTGCAACATCTCTTCGAGGAGAAGATCGACAACATTGCCCGACTGCTCAAAGAGGTGGAACCCTACGAAAAGGAGCGTATCGAGAAAATCAAGGGGCGCATCATCGATGCCCTGTCGAAAATCGAGAACTTCGACTACGATAAGAACCGGTTTGAGCAGGAGATGATCTACTACATCGAGAAGCTCGACATCAACGAGGAGAAACACCGCCTCGACAACCACCTGAAATATTTTCTCGAAACCATGCAGGCCGGCAAAGGCCAGGGCAAAAAACTGGGATTCATCAGTCAGGAGATGGGGCGCGAAATCAACACGCTCGGCTCCAAATCGAATCAAGCCGAGATGCAACGCATCGTCGTGCGCATGAAAGACGAGCTGGAACAAATCAAGGAACAGGTATTAAACGTAATGTAG
- the tsaB gene encoding tRNA (adenosine(37)-N6)-threonylcarbamoyltransferase complex dimerization subunit type 1 TsaB yields the protein MPNIIHIETSTSVCSAALSSDGVVQCHFESFDGPSHASLLGAYVKELMTFARDKSIRVDAVAVSSGPGSYTGLRIGVSEAKGLCFGLGVPLIAVPTLELLACTTLFKNYFEEDVLYCPMIDARRMEVYAAVYDNALNLVAPVEARVIDENSFADLLATRRVVFSGNGAAKCKEVIKHENAIFVDGIVPLATDMLALAERAFREKRFEDVAYFEPFYLKEFVATTPKHKVL from the coding sequence ATGCCGAATATCATACACATAGAGACTTCCACGTCGGTATGTTCCGCCGCGCTCTCTTCCGACGGAGTCGTTCAATGTCATTTCGAGAGTTTCGACGGCCCCTCGCACGCCTCGTTGCTGGGTGCCTATGTCAAAGAGTTGATGACCTTTGCCCGCGACAAGTCGATTCGGGTCGACGCCGTGGCCGTGAGCAGCGGGCCCGGCTCGTATACCGGTCTGCGCATCGGAGTCTCCGAAGCCAAGGGGCTCTGTTTCGGGCTGGGTGTGCCTCTCATTGCCGTGCCTACGCTCGAACTGCTGGCCTGTACGACTCTCTTCAAGAACTATTTCGAGGAAGATGTGTTATACTGTCCCATGATCGATGCCCGTCGTATGGAGGTTTATGCCGCTGTCTACGACAATGCCCTCAATCTGGTGGCTCCGGTCGAGGCACGGGTCATCGACGAGAACTCCTTTGCCGACCTGCTGGCAACTCGCCGGGTGGTCTTCTCGGGCAACGGGGCGGCCAAATGCAAGGAGGTGATCAAGCACGAGAACGCTATCTTTGTCGACGGCATCGTCCCCCTGGCTACCGATATGCTGGCGCTGGCCGAGCGGGCCTTCCGCGAAAAACGGTTTGAAGATGTGGCCTATTTCGAGCCCTTCTATCTGAAAGAGTTTGTGGCCACCACCCCCAAACATAAAGTTTTGTAA
- a CDS encoding DUF4290 domain-containing protein produces the protein MQYTSDLKKLVLPEYGRNVQQMVDHCMTIEDRAERTRCANTIINIMGNLFPHLRDIEDFKHKLWDHLAIMSDFKLDIDYPYEIIRKENLHTHPDPIPYQSSPIKYRHYGKIMEEMLKKAEEMPAGPERDALVSMLANHMKKLFYQWNKDSVDDEKILKDLKEYTHGVIDLDPATYHLRDVKEPIVQPQRGKSKNNSKKAGK, from the coding sequence ATGCAATATACCTCGGACTTAAAGAAACTGGTGTTGCCCGAATATGGGCGCAATGTACAGCAGATGGTCGACCACTGCATGACCATCGAGGACCGGGCCGAGCGCACCCGCTGTGCCAACACCATTATCAATATCATGGGTAACCTGTTCCCCCACCTGCGCGACATCGAAGATTTCAAGCACAAGTTGTGGGACCACCTGGCCATCATGTCCGACTTCAAGCTCGACATCGATTATCCCTACGAGATTATCCGGAAGGAGAATCTGCACACGCACCCCGACCCGATACCTTATCAATCGTCGCCCATCAAGTATCGCCACTACGGCAAAATCATGGAGGAGATGCTGAAAAAGGCCGAGGAGATGCCGGCCGGTCCCGAGCGTGATGCCCTCGTGTCGATGCTGGCCAACCACATGAAAAAACTTTTCTACCAGTGGAATAAGGATTCGGTCGACGACGAAAAGATATTGAAGGACTTGAAGGAATACACTCACGGTGTAATCGATCTCGATCCGGCGACCTACCACCTGCGCGATGTGAAGGAACCGATTGTGCAACCACAGCGGGGCAAGTCGAAAAATAATTCAAAAAAAGCGGGTAAATAA